The stretch of DNA CCAAAATACTCTCGGGAACATAGTAAGCAATATCCTGACCAAACTTCAAAAGCTCTCTAACACCGGATGAACTGAGATAGAGATGTTCAGGTCGACTATGTAAATAAATGGTTTCTATATCAGGAGACAGCTGATGGTTGTAGTAATCAAAACTGGCTTCATATTGCAAATCCGCTGCATTTCTCAAACCACGCACTAGACAAGTAGCCCCCAGTCTTTTTGCAACATCAACCACCAATTCATCAT from Streptococcus mitis encodes:
- the coaD gene encoding pantetheine-phosphate adenylyltransferase; the encoded protein is MSDKIGLFTGSFDPMTNGHLDMIERASRLFDKLYVGIFFNPHKQGFLPLENRKRGLETALKHLENVEVVSSHDELVVDVAKRLGATCLVRGLRNAADLQYEASFDYYNHQLSPDIETIYLHSRPEHLYLSSSGVRELLKFGQDIAYYVPESILEEIRNEKKD